TTTCAGCATGTAATTTTCCTGAATTTGTGTTAAATATAATAGGGGATTGATTAGAAACGAAACCTTCCTTAAACAATACATAAGCAGCCCCTAAAGTACCATGACCACAAAGGGCTATTTCACATATAGGGGTAAACCATCTTATTTCAAAGCCTTGGTTTTTTTCAACGATAAAACAAGTAATAGGTTGATTGAAAGATGTAGCACAAGCTTGCATCCATTTGCTTGATTGTTCATTCTTCAAAAGGACAATGACAGAGGGGTTACCTCCTTCATATTCTTGATTAGTGAAAGCATTTACTAAATAAAACCTCATCTAAAACACCCCCAATATTGTTTATTGAATATCACGATATTCTCATTTCTAAAAGCCAATACGCTGTTCGTGTTGGAGATTGGTCTAGATTGTTGTAAACTAACTGTATAGCTCATAACTTATAAGATAAAATATATTTAATTGTTCAATAAGTCCGATGTATTATCCTTCATAGCAATTCTTAACTTTATATAGAAAGAGTGGTCATTATTCGAGACGAGTTTTCAATCATTAATTCCATTACACCTTCATCACTAAAAAACAAAGATGTCTTGGTAGGTATTGGTGACGATGCGGCCGTCATAAATAGTCCAAAGCATTTAATTGTTTGTGTTGACACGATGGTAGAGGAGATTCATTTCACAAAACAAACGATGGGGCTAGAAGACATTGGCTATAAAAGTTTGGCGATTAATGTTAGTGATATTGCCGCAATGGGTGGAAAACCTTTGTATTACTTAGTCTCTATTTCAATTCCAAACGCATGGAGTGACGAAGAAATTCAATCCATTTATAAAGGGATGGAGCAATGTGCTAGTCTTTATCAAATGGATCTAATAGGCGGAGAAACGGTTTCAACGAGAGGACCCCTTACAATAGCTGTTACCGCTTTAGGAAAGATGGAAAGTGGTCGCTTTACTAAGAGAAGTAACGCAAAAGCTGGTGATATCATCTTTGTCACAGGATCTTTAGGTGATAGTGCCGGTGGCTTAGATATCCTCTTAAATGATTATATAAAACATACGGATGATCATAGTTACTTAATTAAAAAACACCAAAGACCTACACCTAAAGTAGATTTAGGCTTACAATTGGCAAAGATTAATCGGGTAAGTTTAAATGATATAAGCGATGGATTAAGTAGTGAGCTTTATGAAATAGCCGAAGCCTCATCGGTTTCAATGATGATTGAAGAAGAGGCAATCCCAATGAGCACATCGTTAAAGAACCTATATGGAAAAGATCAATCTTTACAATATGCCTTAACAGGTGGAGAAGATTTTGAACTTTTAGGCACGATGCCATCAGAGGATTTTCATCAGTTACAACAATTAACTGAACAAAAAGGTTGGTCGATTACTCAAATTGGTGAGGTTATTCTCCAAGAGGATAAACCAGAAGTATTTTTAGTTAAAAAAAATAATCCGATTCTTCTTACCAAAGGCGGGTACAATCATTTTTCCGAAGAGAGGTGAGGATTTGGAAAGACATATGATCTATTCTAATTCTGCTGAAAGAACGACACTACTAGCAAAAACATTAGCACAGCTTCTTCAAAAAGGAGATGTGATCACGTTAGAGGGCGATTTAGGAGCAGGAAAAACGGCTTTTACAAAAGGGTTAGCCCAAGGCTTAAATATAGAACGGAATGTGAACAGTCCTACATTTACGATTATCAAAGAATATTTAGACGGGAGACTTCCTCTTTACCATATGGATGTCTATCGATTAGAAAACGGTGTAGAAGAACTAGGATTTGACGAATATTTTCATGGAGACGGAGTAACGGTGATCGAGTGGGCTCATATTATTAAGGAAGAGCTTCCTGAAGAGCGTTTACAAATTGAAATTTATCGAAAATCTGAAAATGAACGGGAGCTTGTATTTATCCCTTTAGGTGACCGATATAAGCAGATGTATAAGGAGTTTGAGGAACATGAATGTGTTGGCCATTGATACGTCCAATGAAACGTTAGGAGTTGCCATAAGTAAAGACAAAAAAATAATCGCAGAATCTATTACGACTGTAAAGAAAAATCATTCTGTCCGAGCGATGCCAACGATTGTTCAACTGTTAGCTGATTGTGATATTCATCCTAAACAGCTAGATAGGATCGTAGTTGCGAAAGGTCCAGGCTCTTATACAGGTGTTCGAATTGGAATGACGATCGCAAAAACGATGGCATGGAGCCTTAAAATCCCAATAGTAGCTGTATCTAGTCTTCAAGTAATGGCGATGAATGGACACTTTTTTAAAGGGAAATTGTCTCCATTATTAGATGCGAGAAGAGGAAATGTATATACTGGCCTTTATTCATTTAATGATCGTCTTTATGTAGAGAAAGAAGATCAAAATGTTTCACTCTCTAAGTGGTTACATGAGCTAAAAGAGGAGCAAGAGGAAAGAATTTTGTTTATAGGAAAGGATACAGTTCAATTCGAGGACGAAATTAGAAGTATTTTAGGTAATAAAGCGTTCTTTACGAATGAGGTATTACATAACGCAAGACCTTCTTCCTTATTGAAAGTATCAGAACTACAAGAGCCTGGAGAGGTTCATTCTTTGACCCCAAATTATATAAGATTAGCTGAGGCAGAGGCAAAATGGTTAGCAGAAAACAAAATGAAGAGCTGATCATCCGTTCAATGACGATACATGACATTGACTCTGTTTATGAAATTGAAAAACAGTGTTTTGCTACTCCATGGTCGAAGGAAGCGTTTTATGAGGAAGTTTCCCAAAATCGCTTCGCTCATTACTTAGTACTGGAAAAAGATCTCGAAATCATTGGTTTTTGTGGGTTATGGGTGATGTTTGATGATGCCCAAATTACCAACATCGCAATTGCTCCAGCTTATCGAGGAAATCAATTAGGAGAACAACTAATGAAAAAAGCAATGGGGATTGCATTATCATTAGGGGCTGAGCAAATGACGTTAGAAGTGCGAGTATCGAATCATGTGGCTCAATCTTTATATAAAAAGCTTGGATTTATAGGTGTTACGTTAAGGAAAAACTATTATCAAGATAATTTAGAAGATGCTTTATTAATGTGGGTGAAATTAAAATGACGAACGAAGATGTGTACATATTAGGAATTGAAACGAGTTGTGATGAAACAGCAGCAGCGATTGTAAAAAATGGGTCTGAATTAATTTCAAACGTTGTTGCATCACAAATTGAAAGTCATAAAAGATTCGGTGGTGTCGTTCCTGAAATTGCATCAAGACATCATGTTGAACAAATAACCATTGTTATGGAAGAAACGTTAGCCAAGGCAAATATGGAAATAGAACAAATAGATGCAATCGCTGTTACAGAGGGACCAGGTCTTGTTGGGGCATTGCTTGTTGGAATTAATGCCGCAAAAGCTCTTGCCTATGTTCATAGTAAACCTCTTGTAGGTGTTCATCATATAGCAGGACATATTTATGCTAATCAGTTAATAGGGAAATTATCTTTTCCGTTATTATCGTTAGTGGTTTCTGGAGGGCATACGGAGCTCATCTACATGAAGGAGCATGGACATTTTCAAGTTATCGGTGAAACTAGAGATGATGCAGCTGGCGAGGCTTATGATAAAGTGGCAAGGACATTAGGTCTTCCTTACCCAGGAGGACCTCATATCGATAAGTTAGCTCAATTAGGAAGCCCAACTATAGACTTACCAAGAGCTTGGTTAGAGAAAGACTCTTATGACTTTAGCTTTAGTGGTTTAAAATCGGCAGTTATTAACACCGTCCACAATGCAAAGCAAAAAGGAATTGAAATTTCAAAAGAAGATTTAGCAGCAAGTTTTCAAGAGAGCGTGATTGATGTACTTGTAACAAAAACGAAGCAAGCAGCAGAAGAACTAGAAGTAGAACAAGTGTTGTTAGCGGGAGGAGTCGCTGCAAACAAAGGACTTCGAGCTGCCCTACAAGAGGTATTTGTGGACAATGGTAAGCTTGAACTAATGATTCCACCTCTTCACTTATGTACAGACAACGCTGCCATGATTGCAGCAGCTGGATACATTTCTTTTCAACAAGGAAAATACGGTGATATGTCGATGAATGCTCATCCTGGTTTGTCAATTGAGGGGTGAGAGTGTCAAAGCGGGTAGCCTTGAAAGAGGTTATCCTTTTTTTATCCACAAAAATACTCACACCTAAAATTAAAATGTGAGTAATCTAAAAAGAACCTGGTACAATAAGCTTTAAAAAATTTATTAGTGATGTTGATAATTTCTACTTATCTTGTGGATAAAGTGGATAAGTTAAAAATTATGAGGAAAACAAAGCCCTTTACTTGTGGATAAAAAAGAAGAGTAAAAGTTATCCACATAAGTTGGTAACTCCATTATTCATTTAGTATAAAATGAATATCTTCAAGACTCTGTATTTCATAGGTTGGGATAATATCAGTATGATTTGTTTGTTTTTGTGGATTAAACCAACAAGTATCTATACCAACAAGGTTTCCTCCCTTCATATCAGAACTTAAAGAATCTCCAATAATTAAAGTTTGTTTGCTTGAGAAATGGGGAATTCGTTTAAATACATAGTCAAAGAATTCCTTCATCGGTTTTTGATACCCCGTATCCTCAGAAACAAAAACCGCTTTAAAAAATTCATGGAGTCCTGAGGAATGTAGTCGCTTGAATTGTGTTTTTGAAACACCATTGGTGACTATATATAAATCATAGTTATTATGAAGCCTTGAAACGGTGTCTAGGGCACCGTTTATCAAATGATTTCCTTGTTCTAAATAACTACAATAAAT
This portion of the Bacillus carboniphilus genome encodes:
- the thiL gene encoding thiamine-phosphate kinase; the encoded protein is MVIIRDEFSIINSITPSSLKNKDVLVGIGDDAAVINSPKHLIVCVDTMVEEIHFTKQTMGLEDIGYKSLAINVSDIAAMGGKPLYYLVSISIPNAWSDEEIQSIYKGMEQCASLYQMDLIGGETVSTRGPLTIAVTALGKMESGRFTKRSNAKAGDIIFVTGSLGDSAGGLDILLNDYIKHTDDHSYLIKKHQRPTPKVDLGLQLAKINRVSLNDISDGLSSELYEIAEASSVSMMIEEEAIPMSTSLKNLYGKDQSLQYALTGGEDFELLGTMPSEDFHQLQQLTEQKGWSITQIGEVILQEDKPEVFLVKKNNPILLTKGGYNHFSEER
- the tsaE gene encoding tRNA (adenosine(37)-N6)-threonylcarbamoyltransferase complex ATPase subunit type 1 TsaE; its protein translation is MIYSNSAERTTLLAKTLAQLLQKGDVITLEGDLGAGKTAFTKGLAQGLNIERNVNSPTFTIIKEYLDGRLPLYHMDVYRLENGVEELGFDEYFHGDGVTVIEWAHIIKEELPEERLQIEIYRKSENERELVFIPLGDRYKQMYKEFEEHECVGH
- the tsaB gene encoding tRNA (adenosine(37)-N6)-threonylcarbamoyltransferase complex dimerization subunit type 1 TsaB; translated protein: MNVLAIDTSNETLGVAISKDKKIIAESITTVKKNHSVRAMPTIVQLLADCDIHPKQLDRIVVAKGPGSYTGVRIGMTIAKTMAWSLKIPIVAVSSLQVMAMNGHFFKGKLSPLLDARRGNVYTGLYSFNDRLYVEKEDQNVSLSKWLHELKEEQEERILFIGKDTVQFEDEIRSILGNKAFFTNEVLHNARPSSLLKVSELQEPGEVHSLTPNYIRLAEAEAKWLAENKMKS
- the rimI gene encoding ribosomal protein S18-alanine N-acetyltransferase translates to MVSRKQNEELIIRSMTIHDIDSVYEIEKQCFATPWSKEAFYEEVSQNRFAHYLVLEKDLEIIGFCGLWVMFDDAQITNIAIAPAYRGNQLGEQLMKKAMGIALSLGAEQMTLEVRVSNHVAQSLYKKLGFIGVTLRKNYYQDNLEDALLMWVKLK
- the tsaD gene encoding tRNA (adenosine(37)-N6)-threonylcarbamoyltransferase complex transferase subunit TsaD; protein product: MTNEDVYILGIETSCDETAAAIVKNGSELISNVVASQIESHKRFGGVVPEIASRHHVEQITIVMEETLAKANMEIEQIDAIAVTEGPGLVGALLVGINAAKALAYVHSKPLVGVHHIAGHIYANQLIGKLSFPLLSLVVSGGHTELIYMKEHGHFQVIGETRDDAAGEAYDKVARTLGLPYPGGPHIDKLAQLGSPTIDLPRAWLEKDSYDFSFSGLKSAVINTVHNAKQKGIEISKEDLAASFQESVIDVLVTKTKQAAEELEVEQVLLAGGVAANKGLRAALQEVFVDNGKLELMIPPLHLCTDNAAMIAAAGYISFQQGKYGDMSMNAHPGLSIEG
- a CDS encoding YjjG family noncanonical pyrimidine nucleotidase produces the protein MKKYQTLLFDIDHTLLDFHASEKAALQLLFQSQNFLLTNEIETEYQKINRKLWQSFERGETSRDEVVNTRFSILFDQFNQKVDGAYFEQIYCSYLEQGNHLINGALDTVSRLHNNYDLYIVTNGVSKTQFKRLHSSGLHEFFKAVFVSEDTGYQKPMKEFFDYVFKRIPHFSSKQTLIIGDSLSSDMKGGNLVGIDTCWFNPQKQTNHTDIIPTYEIQSLEDIHFILNE